The window CACACTGGCGGCTGGGGAGAAGAAAGGGGAGAATCCATTAGTGCGATCCATAGCAAAGACTATACACTTTGCATTGTCATAAGTCACAGAGGCTCTGAAAAGTTGCTTGTCTCATTTTCTtggattttcatgtgtacaTCGAAAAATCGGAGATTTCTCACCATGCTctttgatgatggtgatgttaACCAAACGTTTTCCAATCTCAGCGATGCCCAGTGGCACATCCATGGCCTCCACCTGCAGCTGTTTCTTGTCATCGTCTTCATCCTTGACGAAGAGTGGCACGTGAACATCTACTAAATCCACACCTTCCTGGAACTCCACGGCACCCGCAGCCTCTGCAGAAAAGAAGCAAGTAAGATGCCAACATTTTGACAAGAATGCTAAAGATATAAGCTGCTTAGCAGACATCAGATCAGATGGGATACATAAAAGATGtgtgtggctcaggaggtagagcgggtcgatCTCTGGtgcctccagtccgcatgtcaaagtgtccttgagcaagatattgaaccccaaattgctcccgataGCTGTGCCAGtggtgtgtgagagtgtgtgtgtgaatatgcattagattagatcctgatgaACAGGTTTATACCTTGCATggcagcatatgaatgtgtgtgtgaattggtgaatgttgacatgtattgcaaagcgctttgagtgggaggaagactagaaaggtacTATTCCATTTATCATAAGTCCCTTATCCATAATCACAATCTGATcatttgaatattgtttttatctACAAACTGAATAGATGACCATGAGACACTGAACATGTGCAGAtcccaaccacacacacaaacaaacacacacctctgtcTGTGGCCACAGTGTAGTAGCCAGGCACCACTTTGAGGTCATGGAAGTTTCCGGACTGGACATTTTTCTCTGTCAGCTTGACAATATCAGGGTAGCTGCTGCGTGGAGCAGACAGGACAGTGTCCATGATGGCGTAGTCCTGCCTGGAGATAACAGGAGAGGCAGAGAAGTTAAACTCATGCAACCTTACCCTTATGTGACCGGACCCATAGAAGCAAGATAATCTAGGTAATGCATCAATATGAATGTTACCTTTTCCCAGCGTTTCTCTGCGTTCTGCAAGAACCAAAACAGATATTGATGAATGACAGAATGGACAGacatttcatttccatttttgatttgagaatgtgtgaaaatacaaattaacGTGAGATTATTAagaaacaacacacactctATCTACATACCAGTACACATACAAGACATAATTAACATCTCTTACCTAAATGAGGTCTTTTGCACTTTCTGGGCCCCAGGAATCTGCTTGTACACCTCATTAAGCTGGATGAAAGAACAAATACAGTATTCAGTGATACAGTAATCATTCACACACCCATACATGTGCCCGccagcaaataaaaacacactcacgTTATCAGATACTTCCTTGCGGAGCTGTTCGGCATCTCTGGATTCAGGGCGAGAGAGATTCTCAGAGAACAACCTATTAAGCCGGAGAGAGACCGGGAACTGGACTACAAGGGAAAAGAGGTTTAGAGTTGTAGctttcattatttaaatatcAAATCTGGGTCCCTAACTTCTTTAGACCAAAAGATCAGTTTACTGTTCCTTGTAgaaatttgcttttaaaactaTTTATCACTCACTGGTCTCTTTAGGGTTGGGCTTTATCAAAGCCTGGGGGTGATTGGGTGCTCGGTGCACATTATCCGTGACCTTCCAGCGAACAACATCAGTGCCTTTGGGTGGGCCGGTCCTCACCAGCGGAGTGTCCAGATGGTCTGAGGTGAGCAGAGACTGACGGAGCAGATACTCATCTTCCTTAAAGCCAACCATGCGACCTGGAAAGAATATAACGCCGGCTGAATCATAGTCAACATGGTTCCAAGTGGGACAATAAAGGATTCAAAGCCATTCTTTCACTTTTAATACAACACACATCTTACCTTTTCTACAGCAAGGCAGCAGGGCAAGACAGCTCTGTGGCAAGACAAGAAAGGATGCATTACTTCGACTGTAacttaaaaatattgtttttgtgtataaAGGTATGTGTTTTTCATACCTGCCAGCAGGTTTTGCAGCAGGCAcagtatttccagcagcagagcagcagaagTGCCAGCAGTAACAAGAGGAACAAGAGGAGAGGGAGCAACCACAGGAGGCTAGCAGGGGGGCAGTCTGAAGAGTCAAAAAGAAGTAGAAAAAGTTACAACACTGATACAGAGCAGAGATTTAACTGGAACACAGAAAAGAGCTCACATCACTCCCATTCTAAAGTCACTGTTCGGGCTTCTAGTTTGTCTTATCACCTCATTGAGTTGATATtgcaaacatgttagcaaacagtaaGAACTGCAGTCTGATGATAGTTCTcagtgggtttgtcactatgagtgacacTTTTCGCAGTACATGTAGGTATTTGATccaatgttaaaataaaaatgtcgaTTAGAGCAGCTTGGTCTCAGGGCTCACTTTTTTCTTGAGCTTTCAATTACATCTCACAGTGTTCAAGCTGCTCTCAGTTACTGTGGATCATTCAGTTTtcactggaactactttctaccgTAGAAATAGTCCCAGTGAAAACTGTTCACtgtgtgttctgtggattataTGCAGTAACCGGGACACTATTTCTGGAAGAACACGCTGGTGAGTGAATTGATATGATACCAGTAATTTTGggtgaaccaaccctttaagATGGTATTTTTGAATCTATTCATGGACCTGCCCCTGGCTGGTTATCATTGATGTACTGAAGAGATAtgttcaaaatatgttttaagctTTTTTGTCTTACTGTAAAGCACTTCCTGTTTATAATAAGTAAATTATAAACACTATACATCTTATCAAGGCAGAATATCACATACAGTAGCTAGGTCACATCTTTGACAGCAAATTACAACAGGAAAGTGCTTCAACAAATGATACTTCACTTGCTGTCTTAACAGCACACAGCATATGAAGAATAACCTGTAGCTCACCTTTTTTCTCAAGGACCTGAATTTCCAAGTCTTTAACATTCAGATCCTTCGAGTTTTCGACAGTGTAGTAGTACGTGCAGTCGTCTTCCTCATCACGGAAACTGCATGAATCAAGCACCTTTTCCCCtgaaaacacatgcatacacacacagatgaactATTATCAGTTGTTTTTAGGCATTAATTCTAcagtgtcatcatcatcattatgatCTAAAAGAATGTGAGGTTAATATGCAGAGTGTTTCTGGATAagtcattatcaattcattaattattaatcatttgtGCCTACGTTCTTTGAGTTCATCCACCATGACGAAGTTGAAGGGACACTTGTCACACTCCTCTTTGtccttcttctctcctgtcttCCAAGCCCAACACTGAGCACAGCTCCTTGTAGCCTCACAAACGCCCAACTGGGCCTggaaaggacacacacacattaaaagaCAGTCAGACAGGACTGTACAGAAACGCTAAGGCTAAAAGGATACAAGCATATACATAAAGTATAAACATTATCAAATTTAATGAGTCATTGAGTGTAGCTGAAGCAAATGAATGACTAGAAATTGTGTTGGAGCTGAGAATTTATATCAATACACACCCTCCCTGACATAGATTGATGCATAAagacacatatttatttatacatggCATCCACACACACCTGGAAATTTGGCTCACAGGCTGAAGTCATCTCAATTACAGAGGTCGGACACTCACAGCGGCCACATACACATGTACCTCGCCCGTTGCAGACACCCTGGTACAGATAAACACAGTTAGTCACTGATTTGAGATACACTGACATGTAAGGTGACACAATGACTTGATCACCAAACAAAAAGAGTTGGCTCTACTCACCCCCTTGCTGTCCAGACAGGTTTGGTTGCTCTTGGGACACTCACAGGCTTTGCCCGTCCAGCCCTCAGCACATGAACACTGGCCCATAACGCAAGAGCCACGGTCTGATaagagaagaaataataaaattgaattgttttatcacTGCATGTGGGGAGATGGGAGTGTTGTGGTTGTTAAAGCAGAAATTCCTAATAGgattaagaaattaaaaataagacaGCTTGCAACTAGCCGTTCTTGTCACTCACACTTTAGCTAAACTATGTCCTCTAGCATCAGGAAAGTGAACAACCTGTTGATTAGCAGGAACATAAAATGatggtgaaaattaatttaaaccaatttctgcttttcaaagcaaaaaaatgatgtttttggaCACTTGAAGGCCAGGAAACAAGCTGTAACAAcattgacatacagtattatcaCTATATAAAGTTAATGCTAATGCGCAAACGTTTGCCTATTTACAcaacagcagacacagaacaacatttctactcatttggagtcgtgtttttGTCTATGTCATGAGTGTACGTCCAAAGttcacttcttttaaatctgttttggtTTCAACGAACTGCCATGCATTTAGCAGGCATCTGAAtcattagctgctaaatgctccactatattcACTAGCTAGCCAcaaactttgtctgtctgctgtttggtaaTGGGCATCATACATTCAGTTTATCAGAGATTTATTCCAGAAAACAGGGCTGGAAATATGGTTAATGAGCATGGTGAGactaaaccaaaaataaaaaagcagcGTTACGAGCTGtaaagccaaaacaatgagctgaaagatgctaaaatgctccatagatGGGAACTGCAGAGATGGAAcctaattctctgtgggtttgtcacgaCGAACATCTCCTTTCATGTACACATAGGTATTTAatctattgttaatataaaaaaaattgattagTACAGCTTTAAAAATCTAGGGATTTTTGGGTGAAAGCATGGTAACCAGATTCATCATAATCTATTACGTATGTTTGTATACAAATAGtacataattaaaataatatgaCATACATAATATGTATAAAGAATAGCATAATAGTATTCACatattttaagttttgtttgttttttgttcttgtgaaagtacagcatgtactgtatataggaTGTCTCTTATTTGCAATATTCATACAGTTGGTTGGGGAATACAAACATATGCACAACAGTGCAGCTACCACAGATGGTCGTACCATTGCAGAGGAGGCCTCCGAATCTTTGACACTGAGTCTTGCTGTACTGACAGTAGGGTCCTTCAAATTGATCTGGGTTGTAGCACACACAGGTTCCACACGCCATGCAGTCTCCGCGGCCTGAACAAGCCTCCGTCATGCCTTGACCTATACAATGGCTGGTGTCCAGAGCTGTAGAAGTAGCTGAGCAGTTACAGAATGTGCCCTGCCTGAAGGCGACACGtgacaaaacaaagagaaaaacaaagactttGTTGAGCCTGGAGGCCTGAACGGTCCATCACTTGGGAGTCACTTGACAGTCACTACTTAACCCTGGTAAAAATGTGGTGTTTTTAttcttagttttttttaaatgaagtacTAATTAAAGTCTCACCAGCCATCATAGCACTGACACTTCCCGCACACCAGGGCTCCGTTGCCGTGGCATCTAGGTGCTTGAGGGATGGAGGTCTGGAGCACAGACATAAGGGACATTAGAATGAAGGAGTGAGTCACTTCATTTCAACCATTTGTGAGCCTCTGAGAGTTTAtctgcctgtatgtgtgtacctTTTCACAGTTGCAGGTTGGACACAAAATCGAGGCATTAATATTTACGGCGGCGTTAAAGGTTGTAGGTTTGACTTTCATTATCCCCTCTTTTTCATCAAGATTCCTCTGACAGACAGGATCGTCACCGATCATGCGCTGGGCTTTGAGCCGCATCCTGAACTTGCCCTGGAGAACACGCAAACATGCAGATTGTTagtgcatatgtatgtgtgtgtgtgtgtgtgtgtgtatgtttgcactGAGCTATTTGGTGAGTCACTAATAGGGTTAGTCAGAGACAACAAATTTCCATTATTTGGACAGAATTTTGCTGTTTGATACTTCATATCTCCACAACAGGAAAGACACAATGCATCTGATTGTGTTGAGTGTTTGAGATAATGTCAGGCCGATAATGCATATCATCACTATATATTGCTCCTGCCCTGTTttgatcacttttttttttattgttgtttgccTCTCCACATAAATAAGTAAAGTGTGGCTGAAAAATGAGTCATAATGCCATAAGAGGAAATTCTTAATGATGACTTCCATGTGACATTAAAGATTGGCTGTCATGTTAAACATGTGGGTGATTATGAAGATCAAGAGGGGGAATGGAAACTGTGCTGTGATATTAGATGTTGGATTCTCCTCCAACTTATTTACTTTTGTATCTATTCTCTTGAGTATTTTAAATTCTAATGCTTTAAATCCCAAAATATCAAGCTATATGAGAAGCTTCTTAAAACCAAGAGTCCATGACTGAATGTTAGTATGTATGGTCAGTATAATCATCTTGTTTTGCCACTTACTATTTCTCCAGGTTTGAAATTAAAGGCTCCATATTCTTTAACTTGTCCACTGGTGGACAAGAACTGAGACTGAAAAGCCTTGGGTTTGTCCTGTGCATGGATGCTCATCTTAGAACGGATATTCTGAAAGGACATATGAGAGTATCAGCAACATTAGTTTGATGCTGGTGCTGGCAACTGTTAAAAACTAACTCTTCCTCCTGGCAATTATCAAAAGAGGTGACCTTTACCTTGAAGGCACTCTCCATGATTTGCAGGATATTGGATGAGTCCTCTTGCAGCAGACCAACCTCAGCAATGGGGAAATACTTATGGAGTTTCTAGACAAAGAAGTGCACACAATACAAATAATGTAGATCCATGACCTAAACACTAACCTTAAACTTGACACCATGTTTTAGGAGCATAACTTCAATGAAGGCTGAATAATTTAAGCCCACCAACCTCGTAGTATGTGTAGGAGTGGTTGGTGACAGCAAATATGGGAATGATGTTGTGTTTGCCAAGCACACGGACCAGTGTGGGCACTGAGGGGTAATCCTGTGTGACATCCTCTGTGTAGCTCCCCGTTGCGTCCAGGTGGCACTGCTCATCGTTCCGCCGCAGGATGCCTGACAGTACGTTGGCGCCGTCAGCCTCGTAGTGGAAGGCAGATTCGGTGGAGAAAACCAGAAGATGTGTGCTGAGGTCGCGCCATCCAATCTTATCCTAGGATAAGAATACGAATAAAATGGGAGCAGAAGATACAATGGTTAGTGGAGAATAATCAAGTAAAAGGAATTAAAAGATGAACCTTGTGCTGAATAGAAGCTGTTGTGGCCAAAGTGACAAGTCACGGGATGTTGGCATTGTCTTAGGTCGGTTGCTTTAAAAACGGAGCGGAAACAAACTGTCAACACGAAGTTGaaatattatcaccttttaagttgatatggtgaatgtgttagcaaataGCTGCCTATTTTCACATCTAACAGATTCTGAGCaccattatcattcatttggagtcatgtttctggccacctggtgaATAGAAGtctaatatatataatatatagagCAAGGAGGCCTGGTGAGGTACAGTGTTAGCTTGTTCTTTTCCTTGTGTGTGGAGACAACTGAAGTGAGTGACGTGCTACAAACTGTGTGTAACAGTGGCACAAATAGAGAAGAGTCATAAAGTTGGTTaactgactcagtaatgtcaTTTACACAACACTATCTACCTAAATCTAACATCTGCCAATATCAGCCACCacaagctactggtcataccagaccaagtaaggctgtagcagcaaaacccctgagtgtGTTGAATTAAGCAAAGGtgcattttatttcttacaaacttaacatttcatttgtaataGCGAAAATTGGTTTGTCTTCTAAATTGTATTCAGTATTCTTACTAACCCCACAGACTCCAGCCTGCAGTATGGCATCAAACCCTCCTTCAGGAGCGTCCAAGTTGCCAGATATTTTCTCACTCTGGAGCCGACGAGTGAAGTCATCCACGTCGTTGGTCAGCTTGATGACATTTTTGAAAGAGAATGGAGGGTCGCTGTTGGGCCACGGTTGAGCAAgtctgagggaaaaaaaagaaggacggacaatgttaatgttattttgcaatgttaatgttattgtgcaaaatgttattttgcactacagtatgtatgtatgtgctaCACATCCTTCAAGATGTTAAtatcacactctctctcttacttGGAGGGTCTCATGTCAGTCTGGGGCTCGACCACTTTGTCCACAAACTTTCCAAAGCCAATGGTGTAGTTATTTGACAGCGTCCCCACCAATGAAGCTACAGGAAATACATTCACTATCAGTATTACAGTGACAACTTAATCAACATTCATCACAACGCACTGCCTGTGCAAAGCCGCTCACCCAGCTTATTCCCCATCCTCTTCAAGTTGTCTAAATCGTCTTCCATGGAGTTAGAGAAGTCCATAAGAATGTAAAGGTCCAGAGGTCCTTTGGTCGGAGCAAACACCTCCACATCcacctccttttcctctccagGCAGAAAAGTCATGCTCATCTGCTGCGGAGACACTTGAGACTGCTGGAGTGAGACATCAATCTGTTTCTGCTGCAAAGTGGCAATggagagagagcgggagggAAAATTACAATTTCTAACTTGAAAAAATAACATAACTTTAAAGAACGGTGGCATGATTGGAAGAGAAATGAGAGTGATGAAGACTTACTCTTTCCATCATCATACTACTTTTAGCAGTAATAACAGCCGCAGCACTGCAGCCATGGGCGAGTATATTCTCATGCAGGTCACAGCGAGGGCCATTAAAGGTCTGAGAAAAGAGGACGTTTGATTAGTGAGTTTTGCTTCGTTGACATAAAATTACAGAGTCTTCACATAACAGtcattttagttttatgtttaagattaattcttgaccttggaaatagtagtttgacaaaaaaacaaaaaatctcaactcaaggtcgaCTTATCAGCTTTATCCAGAGCTTTCACCCATTTTTCATATTGAATCATCTCCATGACATCctctgatgaagaccatgacaTGTAGTTGAAAGCCCctgaaaaagctagtaagtggaccatgaggtatttttttcaaattatgaATTGGAATTTCTCTTCCTAACTGCTTCATTatatttgacaattttagaatagatggtaaaacattttataaagcaAATCATTATGAGTTTTTGGAATAAAATCAATGTCCTGGACTGAACGTGCTCTCAGTAAATGACTTCTGCTCTACATGGTAGCACATTACACAAGGGCAAAGTAGTTACACAATGCACAGCTCAAAATACTAATTAAGTACATGGTATGCTAAAAAGGGCAGCATATCCCCCTGAGGAATGCTGCCTCGGGGAGAAATGTCCTAATGATTCATCTTAGGACTGACTGTTTTGAAAATTGTCCTTTTAAATTCCTGCTGTTTTCAGCTCTCACCTCATCAGGGCAGTAAGCACAGCCTTTCCCAGCCTGCAGGCATTCTGAGCAGGTCTTAGACCTGGAAGCGAAGCAGTAGTTCTCTGTTGGGGGGTGGAGAGAGATCAGGAGGGGAGAGCGTCAGGAAGAGtcacagagaggaaggaaaagtgAGGATCAAGCCCATGAAACAAAGCAAGAATACTTGTGATAACAGTAAACAGACTTTAGTACAACATCTCATTTATTCCTGAGAGTGTTCCAAATGAAACCAATGCTCTTTCTCCAGTTTATCTAAAGGCAGCAGCTACCAAACAGTAAAGAAGTCAGTTCAAGGTGACAACTTTAAAGTGCTTGTTTTGactgaccaacaatccaaaaccacaaaatattccatttatagtgatataaaacagtaaaattcagCAAATACTCAGATTTGAGAAGCTAACTAGAGAATGTTGATAAATGACGACAAAACCAATGAAGTGACTAATTGTTTAGCACAAATTAAATTCATCATCCACTATACCTCTGATCACAGTAACATTAAAAAGAGGCCTAAAAAGCTGTGGCAACAAATTGATAGCCTTTATGTAGACATCGGCAcgcacacaaaataaaaactgcagtaAATTACTTGTAGTGACAAAAAAATAGTTGTGATTCTGGTCTTCTGTACCTTCAGCATAACAGCAAGTCAGCAGGACGGCTAGAAGCCCAAGCCCCACTGAGAGATGTAACGTCCATCTCCCCATCTCCTTCctgcaacagaaaaacacaaacaaatacagtatatgtatgtgAACAATTAAGTTCAAATCCACtgttaaagagagaaaagagaggaaaaaaaactcagagAGAAAGACTGTTTTCCCTCGGTCTTCACAGACTAGGGTGTAACTTGAACCACCTGTACTTTCCCTCAGTCAAGGCTCAGAGAAAGCGAACAGGCCCAGACATTCCCGTTTCCCTCACCTTGGTTTGTAAAAAGAGCTGCTAACTGAGAGTTGTTCAAAACAGAAATTAGTTTTACACTTTCAGAAAATCCCACTATGAGTAGACTAACTAAATAACTGAATCTCAAgagatgtattatttttatacgTGGACTCAGGTATGAACAGTGAGCTACTAAACTTTGTTATCCAACGGAAAACGCTGTCAATAATTTcgattggaactactttctacagACAAATAATGCCTTTGAAAACTGCTGACAGTGACGTCTGTCGATTATGCAGACTAACAGGGACTCTGATTCTGTAAATAGATGCTGGCATGGaagttttttaatgtcatttaccAATGTTTTGGGCACCTTGagtgaaaaacagaagacagaTACCTTGaaacttgttgtttttgacTAACCTCTGCATGGCTAAATACCTCTAGATGGtagtgagaaaatatttttttggtaatttctgtgtctgatttcttttaaaagtttttttttctttgcaaaaaaCTATTCCTACTCCCAGATGATAATATAAATGTGCTCTTTAGACTTTAGACTTAGACTATTGGTGACTAAGTAGTGACCTACATACAGTTTTAAATTGGTGTACTGTCATTCTCATACAGCTAATACCAGGCAGAGGCATACAATAAAGAGCCAGTAGAGGCATGGTAAAAAGTGACAAAAGAGTCAGTACAGGAAGGGACCAATACAGGGAAGGAAGTAGAAATATTCCAGGCAGTCATGCAGTGTAGagtcttcacaataaaaacactttataaTTTTATGCTGGAATCTTGGATGGAAAACAATCTGATAGACAGGAAGCCGCTACAGTGATCTCCGCTAGACGCAGGAGAAGGAGAGTGAACAAAGGGCACTTATGTGGTATGAAATGTCTCAGTAATTGTCTCAGTGGGCAGACAATTGAATATGTGCCACAGGGCacaaaaaatgatgatttatgCTCAGAAGATTTACAACTTCAAGAAGGAATTTCTCCTTGAGGCGTGAGAATGACCTGTCTAAGTTAAAAACACAGCCCAAAAACACATGGGAAAGGCACCATGGCACCTCACTGTGAAGTTGAGCTGACTACAGGtgcgtgcgcatgtgtgtgtgtgtgtgtgtgtgtgtgtgtgtgtgtgagttcatgCCATAAGGTGTCACATAAATCACTGACCAAGATGGGTCAGGGAAAAAAACCGAACAGACCAGCTCTTATCCTCCAAACTTGACCATCAGTCACGGAATATGAGCTGAAAAAGCACTTTGTATTTTGCTCCTTCTcacacaaaatcaaaggcaCGCAGGCGTTTATGACACTGACAATAAACTTAAGAGATGCAAATTACACCctcaaagagacagaaaataaaactgagtCATTCATGCTGCCTCTTCATTGGCCTGAATGACTCCGTGGCACAAAAAAGAGGAGACGTTCAAAGCTGTAGTTGTTTCTCTACAGACAAAAAACATGCCTGCCAGGTGAACATACCACTGCTGGGCGTGGGTCTGACCCCggcatgacatcatcagataGGGGTGGGGGTCTTTAGTAACAGGTTTGAGGGGTCATGCTAAGGGGCCTGCCGTTGACAGCAAGCTAAATCACAATTAAACACACCTGGAAAACCCCAGCCTTTGAAGTTatcactgcaaaaaaagaaactgaataaCACAAATGAAGCTAATACAGCAGGTCTGTGGGTTTAATAATATGTCTAAATCAGTAGATGAGAGCAAACTGTGCTTTCACCTGTGTTATATTGTAGTATGTGCTTTGATGTGGGCAATCATGCAGAAAAGGCAGCTgaaattgccaaaaaaaaaaaattcaagagAAAATAACCACTAAGTTAAATCCAAATCCTTCCAGAGTTCAATCTTTACTCTTGCATGCAATTCTAAACCACATGGTGAGATATAAAGTTACATAACGCACACTATACAGCCATTCACCTTGTTCATAAgtcaaacaaatacaaaccaGGAGTATACCCAGCAAATTCTATGAGGCTGAGAAGAACAAGTTTGAGGTGAAGGGCACTAAAAACAATGGAGACATTGGGAAATTTATGATTGGATACAAAGAGATTACTAATCAAACAAACCTCTTACTGCGTTCTCGCCCAGTCCAGGTCCAAAAGTCcaacaataaataagaaaaacactaaATCCTTTTTGCTTTCTGTCACCCACGGGTTGGGAAAAAGTTTGTATCCACCTGtgttgtaaaaaacaaaatcctcaAGTCCTCACGTGCAAAAGTTCAAAGTTCCCCCAAAAAAAGTACGGACCTagtttttctcttctgtcttttgtttcttccttcCTTTACAGTCCAGTCTGGTCAAATATTGACTTCTTTGCCCCTAAACTCAGCTGagtcgagtgtgtgtgtgtctgccttttACTGTGTGTTGCAGAGAGATTTAAGAGTGAGACTCAGAGCAACTGActgagtgtgactgtgtgtgctgtgacttgATCCCTCCTTTAGCTTCtgcactctctcacacacacacatataaacacacgcacgcacgcgcacacacacacacacacccacacactatCCCTTCCCTATCCAGGTGAGTAGCTGT is drawn from Thunnus thynnus chromosome 20, fThuThy2.1, whole genome shotgun sequence and contains these coding sequences:
- the itgb4 gene encoding integrin beta-4 isoform X1, which produces MGRWTLHLSVGLGLLAVLLTCCYAEENYCFASRSKTCSECLQAGKGCAYCPDETFNGPRCDLHENILAHGCSAAAVITAKSSMMMERQKQIDVSLQQSQVSPQQMSMTFLPGEEKEVDVEVFAPTKGPLDLYILMDFSNSMEDDLDNLKRMGNKLASLVGTLSNNYTIGFGKFVDKVVEPQTDMRPSKLAQPWPNSDPPFSFKNVIKLTNDVDDFTRRLQSEKISGNLDAPEGGFDAILQAGVCGDKIGWRDLSTHLLVFSTESAFHYEADGANVLSGILRRNDEQCHLDATGSYTEDVTQDYPSVPTLVRVLGKHNIIPIFAVTNHSYTYYEKLHKYFPIAEVGLLQEDSSNILQIMESAFKNIRSKMSIHAQDKPKAFQSQFLSTSGQVKEYGAFNFKPGEIGKFRMRLKAQRMIGDDPVCQRNLDEKEGIMKVKPTTFNAAVNINASILCPTCNCEKTSIPQAPRCHGNGALVCGKCQCYDGWQGTFCNCSATSTALDTSHCIGQGMTEACSGRGDCMACGTCVCYNPDQFEGPYCQYSKTQCQRFGGLLCNDRGSCVMGQCSCAEGWTGKACECPKSNQTCLDSKGGVCNGRGTCVCGRCECPTSVIEMTSACEPNFQAQLGVCEATRSCAQCWAWKTGEKKDKEECDKCPFNFVMVDELKEREKVLDSCSFRDEEDDCTYYYTVENSKDLNVKDLEIQVLEKKDCPPASLLWLLPLLLFLLLLLALLLLCCWKYCACCKTCWQSCLALLPCCRKGRMVGFKEDEYLLRQSLLTSDHLDTPLVRTGPPKGTDVVRWKVTDNVHRAPNHPQALIKPNPKETIQFPVSLRLNRLFSENLSRPESRDAEQLRKEVSDNLNEVYKQIPGAQKVQKTSFRTQRNAGKRQDYAIMDTVLSAPRSSYPDIVKLTEKNVQSGNFHDLKVVPGYYTVATDREAAGAVEFQEGVDLVDVHVPLFVKDEDDDKKQLQVEAMDVPLGIAEIGKRLVNITIIKEHAASVFSFLQPAYTYSRQDGVANIPISREIIEDGRTQVSYRTRDLTAKDKKDYVTVEGDLTYGPGETQKTVPVRLLELGEKDGLLEDKQVKQFVMDLSNPRQGGKLGRYPRTTVTITDQPEPSVMMFKKGTQNFNTSDPSYTIPVVRTRNQDSPATVKWRTKKAQRFELSGPLKFSPGETEKNIVIDPSAHPGPVQPETFQLELFDPSSNASIGERKTTLVNIIDGVPTSPEFFPMQEKSYTKRLNSPGGYLNSPENVKAKASGPRSIHVNWDPLSGNPMGYKVKYWVYGDQEHEAEIMDVKTPQAELTNLYPYCDYEMRVCAYNAMGDGYDTDIVECQTLPDVPGEPGRLAFNVINQTVTQLSWAEPAETNGNITAYEVVYTPIDDESKPVGTAKKVKIDNPKKRMLLIENLQSAQTYRYEVRAKNSVGWGPYRDATINLASQPARPLSIPIIPDIPIVDADAGDEYDNYLMYSNEVLKSPTGSKTPSVSGDDYMMNGKWDQNFLFPGGSVTRNLSTSSSPMSTLSSNYKGTDSSFTTDTTTTFMSGAGITRQDMIVGGLNKTDVIMRKRSENRYYTDENIRDSIVMGDVSSKFPDLGGFGYTGMQSSSQSQFSYNLSQGSRARTQSSDVNEALYNLDRVLQDARLSPGVPDTPSRLVFSALGPTALKVSWQEPHCEKDIQGYCVLYQLINGGEVKRINVTNPAENSVIIQDLLPNHSYLFKVKAQSQEGWGPEREGVITIESAVDPKSPLSPMPGSPFTLSTPSAPGPLVFTALSPDSLQLSWEKPRKPNGDILGYVVTCEQLHGGGDVRSFQVNGDSAETSLTVPNLTENVPYKFKVQARTTQGFGPEREGIITIESQDGSALSQYNSQSMTRREVFQMPTEVNTRTTVSHTMLNDPFFSDGMMMTTQHTETSGMVTRQVTKEVVQRSVMAGSTVTKKMLYES